The Dreissena polymorpha isolate Duluth1 chromosome 2, UMN_Dpol_1.0, whole genome shotgun sequence nucleotide sequence CATGCAATGTTATATTCAAACCGAAACCAGTCTACGAAGTGCATACATCTTCATGCCTTGGTGCCGAAATCGACATATGCAATGCCACTGGAAACAAAATTACATATGACCCTTGGTTAGAAAAGGCATGCGGAGCTTACACGTCTACTTTTAACGTAAAATTTAAGAATGTGTTCTGTTTTCTGTGCAACAACTTCATCATAGATTTAAACTATTGCTCTACTATTCCTGCTCTTGATAGTCATCACATATTTCCCGAGTTTTCCTCGTTGTTAGCGTTCACACCAGATATAAGGAAACCGCCCACTTCCCAGCCGACCGGCTGCTCGTCTGAACAGGTTTTCGACGAACATGAGGTAATAAATAAACCATTTAATAAATGAGCCGTACTCcgtgaaaatagggtttaatgcatgtgcgtaaagtgttatcccagatcaggaacgacactttccgcctaaactggatttttgctaagaagagactctcagtaaacgaaatatatcataaaggcggaaaataacgtccctgattagccagtgcagactgaacaggcaaatctgggatggcacttcacgcacatgcattcaatccctttttcatagagcacgtTCCAAATATATGCATTTACTTTATTGTTGATATAAAGTACGATCTTAAGTGGTGTACGTGTTATATTAGATACTGTATATAGTGTAAACGCATAAACAAGTACCGAGAGACAGTACTTAGAATTGCTTAGTCGTTTTAAATCTCATTGGTCCTATACAACTTACACCGTGGTTTCACGAACAGTGAGATATTAAAAGTTTTCCTAATGGAAAATGATTGATATTAATTACCTAGCTTGTTTGGGCATCCGTTTTATGTTAAAGGTATATTATGTTACTTATAGGACATAACATGCAATTTTCTcgtttatataatacatattcaCATGAAATACATTTCTAAAACGAGCATTATTTTGTTTGACCACTTCCTTGTTAGAATTAATTTGTAGTTGTATCAGATTTTAAGTCCGTGTTACAAGGTATGCGTTGAGCTcctattaactctttcagtgctggaaccgaattttgaaagcctttgcaaagagtttggatccagatgagacgccacagaacgtggcgtctcatcaggatccaaactgtttgctattctgatagtattctttgaaaaaaatcaataaaattctaattttagaaattcagcagactacattttagcagacgacaaatttccagcATGCAATTGGTTAATGTTTTCTCATATTTGTATTTCAGGAAACCTGCCGAGACATATTCTGTCGCTTTCCAAAGCGATTCAATGGCAGCGAATGTGTGAACGCAGTGGACACGCTTGATGGGGTGTCATTTAAATTATATCTAAAattcacaccccaaacaccattTGGTATTAGCCTTCTTGGAGAATTGGTGGTTTTGCTAGAAAGCAAGGTTACAGAAATGTTACAGATTTGGGAACTGTATGACGCTGTATACAGTTTTAAAATACTCTACAATTTAAATGAGAACATTCTCGCTCCATCTGTATTATCAATTGCACATACATTTCCACCTGATACACTTACATTCCCACCTGATGTACCCACATTCCGATCTGATGTTTCCACATTTCAAACTGATGTATTGAAATTTCCATCTAATGTACCCACATTTCCAGCTGATGTGCCCACATTTCCAAATGATGTACCTAAATTGCCATTTGATGTACCCCCATTTCCACCTGATGTTCCTACATTCCCACTTGATGTACCCACATTCCCATCTGATGTTCCCACATTTCAACCGGATGTATTGAAATTTCTATCTAATCCACCCACATTTCCAGCTGATGTACCCACATTTCCAAATGATGTACCTAAATTGCCATTTGATGTACCCCCATTTCCACCTGATGTTCCTACATTTTCACCTGATGTATCCACATTTCCACCTGATCTTCCCATATTTTCACTTGATATAACCACATTTCCACCTGATTTACCTACAGTTCAACCTGATGCCCCAACATTAACATCTGATGAAACCACATTTCCACCTGATGTTGCTACATTTACACCTGCTCTATCTTCATTTCCGTCTGATGTATCTACATGTCAACCTGATGTACCCAGAATTCCGATTGATGTATCAACATTGCTACCAACAATGTATACACCTCTACCCAGCACTCAACCAAATCGTATGCCTGATTCAGTACCAACCATTAAGGGCAATGAAAGGACATCTACGGTAGCGGCATCTCCAGAAACAATCGAATATTTTCTTGTGAGGATAGAAATGAATTTACAGAAAAAAAGTTCAAACCCAAAGAACAGCGTTACCTTATTGGACAAGGCCCTTGAGTTTGACGAAACAAGCATGGCTATAGCATCAACATCATCCCGTTTTAATGTTACATTCAATTTTGAATTCGTAGATTTCTACATATCAGACGACTCAAATGAATTCGAAATCAAGATGTTCGATCCAGTTTCTGGCATACTCTTGAGTGAAGCTTTACCTTTATTTAATTCTCCATTAGTCAAAGCCACGACCACCAGTACTGTTCTCACTGCGAGATTCAAATGCCCACTCGTAGTTTTAAATTTAACTGAAATAAATCCCATTGAAAATAACGCATTTAGACTAAAAAACGGCGCAATGATTGATCGTAAATACGTTAATTACGGAAAACACATGATAACCAACGAAACGTTTGAAGTATGTTGGgaaatttataaaacatattttaacggtAGTAAGACTAGGCAAACTGATCGTTCATCAGATCGCAAACCCGTGACTGCGACAGGCATACTGAGTCTTGCATGCATGATCATCTCAGTTACGTGTCTGTTGATTACCTTGGTAACCTATTTCTTGTTCAATGAACTACGCACACAGCCAGGAATTAACAACATGGGTCTAACAATCAGTCTGATAATCGCGCAGGTTTTATTTCAGTTTGGCAAAGAACAACATGCTCATGTTCCTTCTTGGGCATGTGAGTTCATCGGGGCGCTCGTGCATTTCTTCTGGCTTCTCGTAATCTTCTGGATGAATGTCTGTTGTTGGCACATGTTCCGTGCGTTCACCAACATGCAAGCTATTTCATTCAAACAAAGCTACGTTTGGAAAACCTGCGTATACACTGTATACACATTTGTCGGATCTCTGCTGTTTGTAGCAATCAACATTACTGTGACCGTCGTCAATACAAACAATGCCGATGTAGGTTATGGAGATGGCAATTGTTATATTTCTATGCTGGAAATGGTGGGATATACCTTTTCTCTCCCTGTTCTTCTTATAATTCTATCGAATCTTGCCATGTTTTGCATAGTAATTTTCAAGATTAAAAGGAACCCCGCTGTTCAAAGTTCGGCAGAATCAAAACGCAATTACTTGACAATATTTGCAAAGCTTTCCACGTTGACCGGCCTTTCTTGGATTTTTGGCTTCATCTACACGTATACGGAGATTTcagtttttgtatatttgttcaTCATTTTATGTAATGGGCAAGGCgttttaatattcatttcgtTTGTTTGCAGCAAGCGTGTGTATAACttatacaaaatgaaattatgTGCCCAAACATCGGAGAGGAAGAAAACGCCCCAGTCGTCAATATCTATGACACTAACGGAGGGGAGTTCTACTTTTACGTCAATATCTAGAACACAAACAGAAATCGATGTATAGATGAAACTGTTCATAAAcgttatgttaaatgtcaaaagtgCAATACCGATTAATTGGTGTGTTGTATCTGAACTTTCATAAAATGATACTGTATAAAAACAATCTGAAAACCGTTTGAAGAAACATTTTACATTTGGTTTGTATGAAAGCAACGGATTGATGATGGAAATGAACCTATTATATATGGCAATATGAGAAAACAAAAGAAACGACATTGGTACATATTCATGTGTAAAACACCGCAATTACCATAAGGAAACGGAAATAAAGTATTTGGAATACAGATTGAAAGTATTGCAGAAAAAATgctgttgcatttttttaactGTCGATTTAATTGTACAGCTATGTATTGAACGTGAATTATGTTATGAAGTTCATTTCATCCtctttattcttttttctttttttcttctgtttttgttgtggttatatttaatttgtactCACGCCACTTTGTGAGCTAAGTAActtatttgtaaatatgtataaaaCTTTGTTCCTACCGTTGTTGACGGTGAATATTGTacaagtcaaaataaactgtATGTCCTGtctgtcttgtcttgtcttgtcttgtcttgtcttgtcttgtcttgtctgtctgtctattaaAAGCAATGTGCCATAGGTAACTAAGTGTGATATTGCGCAATAACGATGCTGATTAACAACAACGCaatggtgtttttttaatgttattcgaTATTGGTATGAAATTGCATTGTTTCAATCCACACTTTTTAGGCCCgaaaacaagaaacaaaaaactCCTCAATAGcggcgaaacaaaaaaaaaaacaacacgtaaAATAGCCAAAGAATTGTCAACAAACCAAGACTAACTGTGATGTGAATTTTCTTTTACTTAATAATTGCATATTATTTAACAGCACTGCATACACAAGGGTGACGATATGGATGCTGACATACCATAAAACCAACTAGTGCAAATATATATCAGTATTGTGAACAACgctcttaaataaaatgtatattatataactattgcattttttcttttatttgcattatttcaCTTTCAATATAAGCCACGCTCAGAGACAAagggacttaatgtatgtgcgtaaagtgtcatccgagGTTAGCCTGTCAAGACGAGTATTCTTTAATCAaaagaagagtcttcatttaaacaaaaaatacaatacaagcggaaagtgtcatcactgattagcctgtgcggactacaaaaaactaatctaggacgacactaaaAGCtaatgcaataaacccccttttcacagagtgatgCTTTTATACAAACATGACATTAAGTCCACGAAAGAGCGCGAGCGTTCGCGTCATCAAGTTGATCACGTTGTGGGACGTCGGCATTTAACATTTTAGTCGAgatatgtgaaaagggggttaaatgcatgtgcgcaaagtgttccAGTGGTAATTGTTgttgattttcgtttaaaggaggacGCTTTATGacggaaatccagtttaggcgtaaagtgtcgtcgcttattagcctgtgcggactgcacgtgctaatctgagacgacaattCAAGCACGTCCATTTTGCTCTGTGTtttcagagcgcgactcatattgtCTCTCAAGAATTAAGACCTcacagaatatttaaaaaatactttattttggTACTTATAATTTAACAATGTTTTCACAGATCTTATATATACATAGTTTCAACATCATGCAGGTTCTCCGTGAAAGATACGTTTAGAGTTACTATGAAATGCTCGCATAAACTCGGTCCGtccaaatattgaatattaattcaatgtaataaaaataaacaatatcaaacAATTTTCTTTGAAACAAATTGTTTTGCTTTCTCTACATTCTTCGCACCAACTGGTTTGCGACCACCATACGGCGATTACCGGTAAGAGCTTTTTACAAGTTGTGTCATAtacattttatgcattttttgtgTCTTTTTTGCTTTTTGCGCTTAAACTTATATTATTGCCGCATCAGCAAAATCTATCTATACGATTTACGTATATAGACCTAGGTGAACGCAAATATCAATTTTCGCATACTTCacacaatttaaatattacattctGCTATTATAACCACTTGGTATTACACATATCATAGACACCATGTATATTTTTCAAATCCAATATACATTAATGATTGTTgttaaatagttatcttaaaaaATCATCGTTCACGTCACCTTTTTTGAaaatttttaacatattgtattagTACTTTTCTAcgtagtttaaacatatttattaccaGGGACctatgtataggtccctgttatTACGAACAATACATAGTTTAGCATTTAATTACACACaccattgatacaatttatagaTTTGAACAAAACCAGTTGAGCAACGCAACTTGAAAATATAACACGAATTATTGTTAATATGCTTTGGAAATGTTCAGTAAGAACTTTAATAATATGGCTTTTTGGGAAAGAGATGATTTTCGCTTTGTTGAGACGTCCTGTAGCCGTGTTACAATAGTCCACCATTATGTTAAGTGTTGTGTAGTCTGCCTTTAATATTATTACTGGTACTTAGCCGCTAATCGAGCACAGATTGAAAAGTTAATCAAGCTTACCTAATGATTTTGGCAATCGATAGTTTATTGTGTTATTGTGTTAATTTTACTTACTCCATTGGTTAATCAAAgatttttctttgaaaaatgaGCTGGTAAGTAATTTATAACACTTGTGAAGTGTTAAAGCTTGCTGCAATATGGTTTTAGCTATAACCAGAAACTATGTTACTGGTGGTGGGGTGTGAAGAAATGCTGTTATAATTTTCCAGATTTCAGATTCCATTCAGTGATTCATTACAAATTGTGGGAAGGTCATTTTTCAATTGTACATTTTTGCTTATAAgcagaggcgtcggagctggggcggcaggGGCGGCAGCTTCCGCCCAaatattttcggcaaaaaggAAATTTCGGAAaagaccttttttatttttgtttccatatcaatacccgtatatttgaaaatatctttaccacaaagcaaggtaatcacgctttcgtggttatgacacgtgtattgttgtttgccatcacccgcccgcggtagtgtacgtgtcaattatgttgttaattgattgatctcttttataacgataatccctttattcatgagtaattaaacctgggaatcttaAATTGTtggtatgatctaagcctttgcttctttttattaatataaaggaaagtatgacatgaaacaaatgtgccggtatccaatagtccttaattatcacaaaattaaagatacctcaagatacctgaattaattgaaataactcaaagtaaatcgatatttctaaaaatcttatttcaatatgtctactccaaaccaacgaatttcaaatttccaaaacggaattGCGGGAAAAAAATTCAGAAGAACGTTATTTTAACCCACATGGTCCCTAtcgttgtgtcgcctgctacaaagtacaaactgcgacatatagagatcacttctccattgattgtctgtctgtcacaacttttgtcattcagaatatgcctgcaatagacgtgtataaggtcaggtatcaggcataaaaacgcacttgcatgcgccatttgatgctaaatattgaaaaaaaatccggGGGAGGCTCCGGACTCCCACCAACGGGAGCGGGATACGCCCTCCCATACCCAACccctccgccgccccaatgtcaatttgctttcGACGCCCCTGATAAGTATACATTTCAAAGTAATTTGATTATGTTTGCTTCCATATGGGGAAAGGCTTATTCTAAAGATACTAGTCCATGTAaatgtactcccagagccttttaTAATTTTTGCTGTGGcagctctgggagtccatatgcaccccttcataaacacaat carries:
- the LOC127869789 gene encoding adhesion G-protein coupled receptor G2-like → MRYGLHLTLLNVCVHLVTSSPGAFNVTEIAIMAFVQSAMCDNYISCGKEINETNSELVQTFVNGLQFHWPEIPPAQCCRECSCDVASCAKKGTCCPNILDQVNFEDANYFACERAQMRKEGRFFRAENHFYMRSKCHPYYAKTGSSLEVISLCEIRTENKLEIHVPVLDTITNVTYANKYCAQCNFVTVTDGTFPGKGGNLVYWDSSVQCTDANEAPSILAASNHNQGFIKAILLTKTCNVIFKPKPVYEVHTSSCLGAEIDICNATGNKITYDPWLEKACGAYTSTFNVKFKNVFCFLCNNFIIDLNYCSTIPALDSHHIFPEFSSLLAFTPDIRKPPTSQPTGCSSEQVFDEHEETCRDIFCRFPKRFNGSECVNAVDTLDGVSFKLYLKFTPQTPFGISLLGELVVLLESKVTEMLQIWELYDAVYSFKILYNLNENILAPSVLSIAHTFPPDTLTFPPDVPTFRSDVSTFQTDVLKFPSNVPTFPADVPTFPNDVPKLPFDVPPFPPDVPTFPLDVPTFPSDVPTFQPDVLKFLSNPPTFPADVPTFPNDVPKLPFDVPPFPPDVPTFSPDVSTFPPDLPIFSLDITTFPPDLPTVQPDAPTLTSDETTFPPDVATFTPALSSFPSDVSTCQPDVPRIPIDVSTLLPTMYTPLPSTQPNRMPDSVPTIKGNERTSTVAASPETIEYFLVRIEMNLQKKSSNPKNSVTLLDKALEFDETSMAIASTSSRFNVTFNFEFVDFYISDDSNEFEIKMFDPVSGILLSEALPLFNSPLVKATTTSTVLTARFKCPLVVLNLTEINPIENNAFRLKNGAMIDRKYVNYGKHMITNETFEVCWEIYKTYFNGSKTRQTDRSSDRKPVTATGILSLACMIISVTCLLITLVTYFLFNELRTQPGINNMGLTISLIIAQVLFQFGKEQHAHVPSWACEFIGALVHFFWLLVIFWMNVCCWHMFRAFTNMQAISFKQSYVWKTCVYTVYTFVGSLLFVAINITVTVVNTNNADVGYGDGNCYISMLEMVGYTFSLPVLLIILSNLAMFCIVIFKIKRNPAVQSSAESKRNYLTIFAKLSTLTGLSWIFGFIYTYTEISVFVYLFIILCNGQGVLIFISFVCSKRVYNLYKMKLCAQTSERKKTPQSSISMTLTEGSSTFTSISRTQTEIDV